A genomic region of Mus musculus strain C57BL/6J chromosome 7, GRCm38.p6 C57BL/6J contains the following coding sequences:
- the Vmn1r249 gene encoding vomeronasal 1 receptor Vmn1r136 — MSAHGNSLKTTEEVALQILLLCQFGVGTVANVFLFVHNFSPVLTGSKQRPRQVILSHMAVANALTLFLTIFPNNMMAFAPKTPPTELKCKLESFSHLVVRSTNLCSTCVLSVHQFVTLVPLNRGKGKLVLRASVTNMASYSSCSCWFFSVLSNIHIPIKFSGPQITDNNTDSKRKLFCSTSGFSVGIVFLQFAYDATFMSIMVWTSVSMVLLLRRHRQRMQHILTPNQNPRGQAESKATHTILMLVFTFVSFYLLNCICIIVHALFMHSHFFVRLVSEILTAIFPSISPLLLIFRDPKDPCSVLFNC, encoded by the coding sequence ATGTCTGCTCATGGTAACTCCCTGAAAACCACTGAAGAAGTGGCTCTTCAGAtcctcttgctttgccagtttggggttgggactgtggccaatgtctttctgtttgtccataatttctccccagtcttgactggttctaaacagaggccaagacaggtgattttaagccacatggctgtggccaatgccttgactctattcctcactatatttccaaacaacatgatggcttttgctcccaaaactcctccaactgaactcaaatgtaaattagaatccTTCAGTCACCTGGTGGTAAGAAGCACAAacttgtgttccacctgtgtcctgagtgtccatcagtttgtcactctGGTTCCTCTTAATAGAGGGAAAGGTAAACTTGTACTCAGAGCAAGTGTCACAAACATGGCAAGTTATTCTTCTTGcagttgttggtttttcagtgtcttaagtaacatTCACATTCCAATTAAGTTCAGtggtccacagataacagacaataacactgactcgAAAAGAAAGCtgttctgttccacttctggattcagTGTGGGCATTGTCTTCTTGCAGTTTGCCtatgatgccacattcatgagcatcatggtctggaccagtgtctccatggtacttctcctccgtagacatcgccagcgaatgcagcacatcctcactcccaatcagaACCCCAGAGGCCAAGCTGAGTCCAAAGCAACCCATACTATCCTGATGCTGGTGTTtacatttgttagcttttatcttctaaattgtatttgtatCATAGTACATGCCCTTTTTATGCATTCTCATTTCTTCGTAAGGCTTGTCAGTGAGATTTTAACTGCAATCTTCCCCAGTATCTCTCCtttactgttgatcttcagagatcccaaggatccttgttctgtgctcttcAACTGTTGA
- the Vmn1r135 gene encoding vomeronasal 1 receptor 135, producing MSAHGKSVKTTEEVALQILLLCQFGVGTVANVFLFVHNFSPVMTGSKKRPRQVILSHMAVANALTLFLTIFPNNMSAFAPKTPPTELKCKLEFFSHMVARSKNLCSTCVLSIHQFVTLVPVNRGKGKLILRASVPNLWNYSCYSCWFYSVLSNIHIPIKVTGPQITDNNTDSKSNLFCSTSGFIVGMVFLKFSHDATFMTIMVWTSVSMVLLLHRHHQRMQHILTPNQDARGQAETRATHTILMLVVTFVSFYLLNCICIIFHAFSIHSRLFIRLVSEVLAAVFPNICPLLLIFRDPKDPCSVLFKC from the coding sequence ATGTCTGCTCATGGTAAATCtgtgaaaaccactgaggaagtggctcttcagatcctcttgctttgccagtttggggttggaactgtggccaatgtctttctgtttgtccataatttctctccagtcatGACTGGTTCTAAAAAGAGGCCcagacaggtgattttaagccacatggctgtggccaatgccttgactctattcctcactatatttccaaacaacatgagtgcttttgctcccaaaactcctccaactgaactcaaatgtaaattagaattcttcagtcacatggtggcaagaagcaaaaatttgtgttccacctgtgtcctgagtatccatcagtttgtcactcttGTTCCTGTTAATAGAGGTAAAGGTAAACTTATACTCAGAGCAAGTGTCCCAAATTTGTGGAATTATTCCTGCTACAGTTGTTGGTTTTAcagtgtcttaagtaacatccacattccaattaaggtcactggtccacagataacagacaataacactgactctaaaagcaacttgttctgttccacttctggattcattGTAGGCATGGTCTTCTTGAAGTTTTCCcatgatgccacattcatgaccatcatggtctggaccagtgtctccatggtacttctcctccatagacatcaccagcgaatgcagcacatcctcactcccaatcaggacgccagaggccaagctgagaccagagcaacccatactatcctgatgctggtggtcacatttgttagcttttatcttctaaattgtatttgtatcatctttcatGCTTTTTCTATACATTCTCGTCTCTTCATAAGGCTTGTCAGTGAGGTTCTGGCTGCAGTCTTCCCCAATATCTGCCccttactgttgatcttcagagatcctaaagatccttgttctgtgctcttcAAATGTTGA